The following proteins are encoded in a genomic region of Chryseobacterium cucumeris:
- a CDS encoding DUF2752 domain-containing protein encodes MNIDDFMLTCPSKKFLGVECLGCGAQRAILLVFEGKFSEAFQMYPAVYTLLLFFLILGVSFIDRKRKYSKILMIMVVVNLIIMVIGYMYKHC; translated from the coding sequence ATGAATATTGATGATTTCATGCTTACCTGCCCCAGTAAAAAATTCCTTGGGGTAGAATGTCTGGGATGTGGTGCTCAGAGAGCGATCCTGTTGGTATTTGAAGGAAAGTTTTCGGAAGCGTTTCAAATGTATCCGGCTGTATACACTTTATTGTTATTCTTTTTGATCCTTGGGGTAAGTTTTATCGATAGAAAAAGAAAATACAGTAAAATTTTAATGATTATGGTGGTCGTTAACCTGATTATTATGGTAATCGGGTATATGTACAAACACTGTTAA
- the tssD gene encoding type VI secretion system tube protein TssD translates to MAGNSRGILKFNGGEGQKLLKLNYSVSRSTDVSGRVASDPSNALIKVTIEATEKSDVLESLLNSKYKPTSGEINFNKSHEEGTLISLKWENGYVIQHEVDFDAIDSNNMLISFVVSAESITYGNSSYDGLWPMS, encoded by the coding sequence ATGGCAGGAAATTCAAGAGGAATCTTAAAATTCAATGGAGGTGAAGGTCAGAAGTTGTTAAAGCTTAACTATAGTGTGTCAAGATCTACAGATGTTTCAGGACGTGTAGCCTCTGACCCGTCAAACGCATTGATCAAAGTAACAATTGAAGCAACAGAAAAATCTGATGTTTTAGAAAGTTTATTAAACAGTAAATACAAACCAACTAGCGGGGAAATCAACTTTAATAAATCTCACGAAGAGGGAACATTGATCTCTCTGAAATGGGAAAACGGATATGTTATCCAGCATGAAGTAGACTTTGATGCCATTGATAGCAATAATATGCTGATCAGCTTTGTAGTAAGTGCTGAAAGCATCACATATGGAAACTCATCTTATGACGGACTTTGGCCGATGAGCTAA
- a CDS encoding type VI secretion system Vgr family protein, whose product MSNTPGNSQAASFRPTQNADGISENHHTGINRLVKLSLVIEGKIIKYYKHFKLKQSTRRHHEFTLTLAHDTLGDRQTHSLEEANKFLGKRLTAVISYKDIDNSPERTFVGVITGVGFSQEHMSLGNIVLTGYSPTILLDGAPHIQSFGGSQPVNIGIIAEEVIKQGIDKSRFDIRVDANNFSQIIYSSQYDETHYNYLARMAEAYGEQFYYDGEVLHFGKLPAQNKPITLTYGSSANEIKVELKAVHTKPQFYGYNSNKNEKLTSGSTPIKHVSDLAKTAYSHNETIYKTPALQIAPIKAATHLDVEYSQKSASGSEAVNVFSVSGNTTVPFLHPGCVADVQMRKQDSNETSYFTRIMITESEHEIDTIGHYKGSFVGIAADTGFLPKPEYTIPKAEPQTATVISNTDPEGQGRIQVRFDWQTNDTTHFIRMMSPDAGGTDQITQNRGYVAIPEVGDQVMVNFVHSHPDRPFVMGGMFHGGVALGGGVNNHLKSIQTRSGIRILMNDEEGSVTILDPSGNTYYMDGQGNISMKAPKNFTLNAGDNINITAGKEISIGAGASITSTANDNIVSIAGKDMKLTASGDITETSDTRTEMIEKEFKRQSETSNEIAGEISMFSQLENMTMQSGKIVEFNSAEKSKLF is encoded by the coding sequence ATGTCAAATACACCTGGAAACTCACAAGCGGCGTCTTTTCGTCCGACGCAGAATGCAGATGGTATTTCCGAAAACCATCACACAGGTATCAACCGTCTGGTAAAGCTTTCTCTTGTCATAGAAGGGAAAATTATCAAGTACTACAAGCATTTCAAGCTTAAACAAAGTACCAGACGACATCACGAATTTACACTGACACTGGCACACGATACCCTGGGAGACAGACAGACCCACTCACTGGAGGAAGCTAACAAGTTTCTCGGAAAAAGACTTACGGCGGTTATTTCCTATAAAGATATAGATAACAGTCCGGAACGAACTTTTGTGGGAGTGATTACCGGAGTAGGATTCAGTCAGGAGCATATGAGTCTGGGAAATATTGTACTTACAGGTTACAGTCCGACCATCCTTCTTGACGGAGCACCACACATCCAGAGTTTTGGAGGAAGCCAGCCGGTTAATATCGGAATTATTGCAGAAGAAGTGATCAAACAAGGGATTGATAAAAGCCGTTTTGATATCAGGGTAGATGCCAATAATTTCTCTCAGATCATCTATAGCAGCCAGTATGATGAAACCCATTATAACTATCTGGCAAGAATGGCCGAAGCATACGGTGAACAATTCTACTACGATGGTGAAGTTTTACATTTCGGAAAACTGCCGGCTCAGAATAAACCTATTACCCTTACTTACGGAAGCAGCGCCAATGAAATTAAAGTTGAGCTGAAAGCGGTACACACCAAACCACAATTTTACGGTTATAACAGTAATAAAAATGAAAAGCTGACTTCTGGGTCTACACCCATCAAACATGTGAGTGATCTTGCAAAAACAGCATACAGCCATAACGAAACTATTTATAAAACACCGGCTTTACAGATTGCTCCTATCAAAGCTGCCACACACCTGGATGTGGAGTATTCGCAGAAAAGCGCTTCAGGAAGTGAGGCGGTGAATGTTTTTTCCGTTTCAGGAAATACAACGGTTCCTTTCCTTCACCCGGGGTGCGTAGCAGACGTCCAGATGCGTAAACAGGATTCCAATGAAACCTCTTATTTCACAAGGATAATGATTACGGAATCAGAACATGAGATTGACACAATAGGTCATTATAAAGGAAGCTTCGTAGGAATTGCAGCAGATACAGGGTTTCTTCCAAAGCCGGAATACACCATTCCGAAAGCTGAGCCACAAACTGCCACCGTAATTTCCAATACGGATCCCGAAGGACAGGGAAGAATACAGGTAAGATTTGACTGGCAGACCAATGATACCACTCATTTTATCCGTATGATGAGCCCAGATGCCGGAGGAACAGATCAGATTACCCAAAACCGTGGGTATGTAGCCATTCCGGAAGTGGGGGATCAGGTGATGGTTAATTTTGTGCACAGCCATCCGGACAGACCTTTCGTAATGGGAGGAATGTTCCATGGAGGAGTTGCTTTGGGCGGCGGCGTAAACAATCACCTTAAGTCTATTCAAACCAGAAGCGGAATCAGGATACTGATGAATGATGAAGAAGGAAGTGTAACCATTCTTGATCCAAGCGGTAATACCTATTACATGGACGGACAGGGAAATATCAGTATGAAAGCCCCTAAAAACTTTACGTTGAATGCGGGTGATAATATCAACATTACTGCAGGAAAAGAAATTTCTATAGGCGCAGGAGCAAGTATTACCAGTACAGCCAACGATAATATTGTTTCCATCGCAGGAAAAGATATGAAACTTACGGCTTCGGGAGATATTACGGAAACTTCCGATACCAGAACGGAAATGATTGAAAAAGAATTCAAAAGACAATCTGAAACCTCCAATGAAATTGCAGGTGAAATTTCCATGTTCAGTCAACTGGAAAATATGACCATGCAGAGCGGAAAGATTGTAGAATTCAACAGTGCTGAAAAATCAAAACTCTTCTGA
- a CDS encoding DUF2931 family protein produces the protein MEEKYSWLGTVSAPEEYPMEVYEGAIVADGFTYSFDAIWGTQNTGWGKEGGTMNVNTESMSAPYKLEFTWYSLVENKFYTGKWDLDKEKIKKLLDEGFVDQDTKKKSTYNSFVVGLAPQGRVVLWMKGPGNQKEVGAFQAHDTIITKEKAYDNAQYMLNEGFAERMLKDPSYKTFKPEIREKIEKEGYPPADIYNVYRERYSWKPSVILPEGATWIDFGFTGYNGEQENLFDQSLKENTYKSRAIPKFCGLYWKDKNNNRYAVWIDAFDDKEIFDLFQKSGKDKNIDLTIKVNEDNTKVLVSLESEKEKLAVTKAKIRVSRKIE, from the coding sequence ATGGAAGAAAAATACAGTTGGCTGGGAACCGTTTCTGCCCCGGAGGAATACCCGATGGAAGTCTATGAAGGTGCTATTGTTGCCGATGGTTTTACCTACAGCTTTGATGCCATCTGGGGAACACAGAATACAGGCTGGGGTAAAGAAGGCGGTACCATGAACGTTAATACCGAAAGCATGAGTGCGCCCTATAAACTGGAATTTACATGGTATTCTTTGGTAGAAAATAAATTCTACACCGGAAAATGGGACCTGGATAAAGAAAAGATCAAAAAACTTTTGGATGAGGGGTTTGTAGACCAGGACACAAAAAAGAAATCTACTTACAATTCCTTTGTGGTAGGATTAGCTCCACAAGGAAGAGTTGTGCTTTGGATGAAAGGTCCGGGAAACCAGAAAGAAGTAGGTGCTTTTCAGGCTCATGATACCATTATCACCAAAGAAAAAGCATACGATAATGCTCAGTATATGTTGAATGAAGGCTTTGCAGAAAGAATGTTGAAAGATCCGTCTTATAAGACATTCAAGCCGGAAATTCGTGAGAAAATTGAAAAAGAAGGCTATCCGCCAGCAGATATTTATAACGTTTATCGGGAAAGATACAGCTGGAAACCTTCCGTGATTCTCCCTGAAGGAGCCACCTGGATAGATTTTGGTTTTACCGGTTACAACGGTGAACAGGAAAACCTTTTTGACCAAAGCTTGAAAGAGAATACGTACAAAAGCAGGGCTATCCCAAAATTCTGCGGTTTGTACTGGAAAGACAAGAACAACAACAGGTATGCAGTATGGATAGACGCTTTTGATGATAAAGAGATATTTGATTTGTTTCAGAAATCGGGAAAAGACAAAAATATTGATCTGACCATTAAAGTAAACGAAGACAATACAAAGGTCTTGGTCTCTTTAGAATCTGAAAAAGAAAAACTGGCAGTTACCAAAGCAAAAATAAGGGTATCCCGAAAGATAGAATGA
- a CDS encoding T6SS phospholipase effector Tle1-like catalytic domain-containing protein, with protein MHNNQFGSYTPSVSKEEVLDITIGIFFDGTLNNKTNTEERRKGTDAHKKHGGGAKDNTSYNNDWSNVARMWDNYDKNFGIYIEGIGTLDKEGDATLGYAFGTGETGIRSKVRKGCEEIVKKVKTIKAEKKADKIAVLTFDVFGFSRGAAAARNFVYEIGKAKYKASSRTVANEAVSVTTYSDDDGKNVDSEELPKWGHLGLKLEEAGLKVDVLKVRFLGIYDTVSSYSKYLSPMPNFSNDVEELSLNDIGKAQTVVHFIAADEHRENFDLTRVHIGIEKTFPGVHCDVGGAYENGQETWEEVETSWTTSSKLEALKAELVSEGWYEKDMLTITPGFYLSLRGSRYLLKTYSYIPLHFMAEYGIEKNLPITLKKMTDDKYSILNDQFLIGIKDRLRTYVMGNGKPYAFKHFKALRDAYGGNEVPEDRQDAYQKEVKEQNDLRFLRLHYLHWSARREKIGMDPRPNRTRVIH; from the coding sequence ATGCACAACAATCAATTTGGAAGTTATACACCATCTGTATCCAAAGAGGAAGTACTGGATATTACCATTGGGATTTTTTTTGACGGAACCCTGAATAATAAAACCAATACGGAAGAGAGAAGGAAAGGGACAGATGCTCATAAAAAACATGGTGGTGGAGCTAAAGACAATACCAGTTATAACAATGACTGGAGTAATGTAGCCCGCATGTGGGATAACTATGATAAAAACTTCGGGATTTATATAGAAGGTATCGGTACACTGGATAAAGAAGGAGATGCAACGCTCGGATACGCTTTCGGTACCGGAGAAACCGGGATCAGATCAAAAGTGAGAAAAGGCTGCGAAGAAATCGTAAAAAAAGTGAAAACCATTAAAGCTGAAAAGAAAGCCGATAAAATTGCCGTACTTACTTTCGATGTATTCGGATTCAGCCGTGGAGCAGCCGCTGCCCGTAATTTTGTATACGAAATCGGAAAAGCAAAATATAAAGCCAGTTCACGAACCGTCGCAAACGAAGCTGTTTCAGTGACCACCTATTCAGATGATGATGGAAAAAATGTTGATTCTGAAGAACTTCCAAAATGGGGACATCTCGGTCTTAAACTCGAAGAAGCAGGTTTAAAAGTTGATGTGTTGAAAGTGAGATTTCTGGGGATTTACGATACCGTTTCTTCCTATTCAAAATACCTGTCACCAATGCCCAATTTCAGTAACGATGTTGAAGAATTAAGCCTGAATGACATCGGAAAAGCCCAAACTGTAGTTCACTTTATTGCAGCCGATGAGCACAGAGAAAACTTTGACCTTACAAGAGTACATATCGGAATCGAAAAAACATTCCCAGGTGTACACTGCGACGTCGGAGGTGCCTATGAAAACGGACAGGAAACGTGGGAGGAAGTGGAAACATCCTGGACAACCAGTTCCAAATTAGAAGCATTAAAAGCAGAACTCGTATCAGAAGGTTGGTATGAAAAAGATATGCTTACCATTACCCCCGGATTCTATTTATCATTGAGAGGGTCCCGTTACCTGCTGAAAACTTACAGCTATATTCCTCTACATTTTATGGCTGAATACGGCATTGAGAAAAATCTTCCTATCACCTTGAAAAAAATGACTGATGATAAATATTCCATTTTGAATGATCAGTTTTTAATAGGAATAAAAGACCGTCTCAGAACTTATGTGATGGGAAATGGCAAACCTTATGCCTTCAAACATTTTAAAGCGCTGCGTGATGCTTATGGTGGAAACGAAGTCCCGGAAGACCGTCAGGATGCTTATCAGAAAGAAGTAAAAGAACAGAACGATTTGAGATTCCTTCGTCTTCATTACCTTCACTGGTCAGCAAGAAGAGAAAAAATAGGTATGGATCCGAGACCGAACAGAACAAGAGTTATCCATTAA